The following proteins are co-located in the Deltaproteobacteria bacterium genome:
- a CDS encoding RnfABCDGE type electron transport complex subunit G, with product MRDIIRMIVVLGVLAAVSGWLLWAVKMGTASQIEYQQLKFVKGPAIKNILEGCTNDPLVDRFKIKDGEVERSFYVGVFDGKANAVAYEAFGKGFGGDVGIMVGVNIETDELLGIGVTTHSETPGLGSRAKDDPSFGAQFKGMSITKPFKVKPDGGEVDAVSGATVTSRGVCAGVTDSEAFYSKLKPQIIEQAKAFAK from the coding sequence ATGCGTGATATCATAAGAATGATTGTAGTTCTTGGCGTTCTGGCAGCCGTTTCGGGATGGTTGCTGTGGGCTGTTAAAATGGGGACGGCGTCGCAAATTGAATACCAGCAGCTTAAGTTTGTAAAGGGCCCTGCCATCAAGAACATCTTAGAGGGCTGCACTAATGATCCGCTCGTCGATCGCTTCAAGATCAAAGACGGTGAGGTGGAGAGGAGCTTTTATGTCGGGGTATTCGATGGCAAGGCCAATGCCGTAGCCTATGAGGCCTTTGGCAAAGGTTTTGGGGGAGATGTCGGCATCATGGTGGGTGTTAACATTGAGACGGACGAACTACTGGGTATAGGAGTCACCACCCACTCTGAGACCCCGGGCCTCGGCTCCAGGGCGAAAGATGATCCGTCTTTCGGGGCGCAGTTCAAGGGGATGTCCATTACTAAGCCTTTCAAGGTTAAGCCGGATGGTGGAGAGGTTGACGCAGTGTCAGGAGCCACGGTCACGTCAAGGGGTGTATGTGCAGGTGTTACGGATAGCGAAGCATTCTATAGTAAACTGAAGCCGCAAATCATAGAGCAAGCCAAGGCTTTTGCCAAGTAG